Genomic segment of Methanobacterium spitsbergense:
AATTACCTCATAAAATTGGTACCACATTGGACCCTCTGGATATGTATTCATATGATGTTCTGACGGTAATAGCTAACCTCGCAGGAATACCGGCTGCAAGTACTCCGGCAGGTGATGTTCGCGGTATACCAGTAGGTCTTCAGATCCAATCCAAACCACTTGATGATGCAAAGATAATTGGAATGATGGCTGCCTTAGATGTTATGGATTAAATTTTCTTCCATCTAAATTCTTTTTTTAAATTTTTTCATTGATTATTATTTTGCTGTATAAGACAAAGCATTTAAGGTAAAAATATCTATGCTATCTTAAGAGAATAAAGAATCTTTAAACATAAAAAGAAACGAATTTATTACATTATTTTTAAAACCTTATCGTAAAATATTTTTAATGGCATTAATACTTGCTATATTAGGTATTTCTGCATATTGGTTTACATATTCATGGTTACCTACATATCTACAAGGCAGAAATCTTTCAGTAACAAAATCTGCATTATGGATAATTGTAAACCAGATAGGAGGAATTATTGGCCTAATATCTTTTGGTTATGTTGCAGATAGATTTGGTCGAAGACCAGCATTTTCATAATTTGCAATGGCTATGGCTATGGGGTTAATAATGATTACAGTATTTTGGGATAATATTGCAAATTATCCTCCGTTAATATTTGTGTTTGTGTTTATTATAGGTATAGGAACAGGTATTTATGGAGGATACGGTCCTATAGTTTCTGAATTATTCCCTACAGAAATAAGAAGCACGGATATGGGGGCGGGTTTCAATTTAGCCAAAGGCACCCAATTTTTAACACCTATTTTAATAACATTAATTGCAGTTCAATATGGATCGGGTAGCGGAATCTTTCTAGGATCTATTTTCGCTTTAAGTGTTGCCATATTTATATGGACTTTCCCCGAAATAAAGGCAATTGATCTAGAAAACTTGGAAAAACAAAATTGATTTTATTCTAATTTTTAATGAAAACATTTAAGATTATGTTTCATAAAAATAGCAAAAGATGAAAAAAATAGGTCTTCTCTATGTAAAGGGTTCATTGCCAATGTTTGAAACCTTTGGAAATTTACCAACACACATTTTAAAAAATAATGGGATGGTTAATGGGAAAAAGGCACATAAAGAGTTAGATGGTTTAATAATCCCTGGTGGAAGTATAATTGAATCAGAAAGTGTAAAAAAAACTTTAATGATCGAGATCAGGAAAATAGAAAGGGAAGGTAAATTCATTTTTGGAATGTGCTCAGGATTCCAACTTCTTGCAAACCAAACAGACATTGGAAGAAAATCTCCATGTGCAATTGAAAAAAAGGGTCTTGGTATTTTAGACGTTTCATTCAGTCCAATGATAGGCACAGACCGAGTTGAAGCCGAAATTATTGATAATTCATTTTTAACAGAAGATCTGGTTGGAAATAAAATAACTGGGTTTCATTGCCACACCTATGGTAATATAACTGGAAATGCTAAACCAGTACTAACTTCAAATGTTAAAAGAACAGACTACACAAATGATCCTCGTGAACTACTTTCAGGAGTTAGAAATGATGACGGTAATGTTGTGGGAGTTATGGTTCACGGGGCCCTTGATGAGAATACATCATTAGTAGAAAATATCCTTAAATTTTTAGATTGTAAAGAAGATAATATTTTATCAATCAAAAACAACAATCAAAAACTCTTGAATCAGATTAAAAGGGAAGTGGGAATTGAAACCGGAGTTAAAGTTAAAGAAAATATTTCAAATGATTCATATAACGATTTATACCCTCGGATCATAATGATAGCCAGCACAGGTTCTGATTCTGGAAAAACATTCATTACAACGGGTTTGACAGGTATTCTAAAAAAAAGAGGTTACAAAGTAGGTGTTCTTAAAGTTGGTCCAGATATCAGGGATATCGTTCCTTCGTTATACTTGAATAAAGAGAAGATGGAAAGATTTTCATCAATTAAAATAGGATCTCTAGGATGGAAAGATTTATTTGATGTTTTGGAAGATATTAAGGGCCATAATTATGATATAATTATTATTGAAGGGGTTATGAGTGTTTTTACAGGAATTTTAAATGAAAAAATCCCATTTTCATCTGCCGAAATTGCAATGGCTTCAAATATTCCGGTTTTAATGGTTTCTCCATGTAACAAGGGAGGTATAGAAACAGCGGCAGTAGATATTGCTGCACATGTGGATAGAATGGATAAATTGGGCATAAACACGGCAGGTGTTATTCTCAATAAGGTCTATGATGAAAAAATTGCTGAATCTACTTTTAAATTCATAAAAAGTAAGACAGGAATTGACTTCCTGACACTAGTGCCAAAGGTCAAAATCACTGAAAGGGGAAATATGCCCGAGGTTGAAATAAAACTTGAAGATTTTTGTTTAAATGCAATGAAAACAGTAGAAAAATATTTAGATGTTAATAAAATTTTAGAATTAGCAGCAAAACCTAAATTTAAAGAGTATATGAAATATAAAGAGATTTTAAACAGATTTTCAAGTTGATAAATCATATCCATAATACTAATTTACAAAAATAAAAATGGGGTTTATCCGCTCTTTTTAAAGTCATTGTATGCTTTTATGAGATCTGCACCACTCATAAAGACCAACCCATGTTCTTCAGCATACTTTTTTGCTTCTTCTGTTGGTAATGAACCGCCAGTTTTATCATCCATCATTTCACAGCATACTGCTACTTCTGTAAGTCCTGCCATTTCCATCAGAGCAATACTCATCTCAGTATGTCCTTTCCTGTTAATAACATGACCTTTAGCTGCTCTAAGAAGAGTTACATGTCCAGGGGCCCTGAAATATTTCCCAAATTCATTCTGTTTTCCATTTTTGCATAGTAATGCAAGTTCTTTAATTGTACATGCACGATCATTGTCGGTTATGCCTGTGAAAGTCTTCCTATGATTTACTGTAATTGAGAATGCTGATTTTTCGTCGTATGGAATGTCATTTGGGTTAAGTTCCCCTAGCACAGGATATTCTGAACTTGCAATTTCCATTATATCTGTCATGAAGGGCACTCCTAATGCATCTGAATTTTCAGAGGAAAGGGGCACGCAGAAAAGCCCACCTGCATCATTTCTTATTTGGGTCATGTATTGTGGGGTCATGAACTCTGCTGCAACTATCATATCAGTTTCACGTTCCCTGTTATCACTGTCAAATACTAATACAATTTCTCCATTATTTAATGCTTCCAATGCTTCGTTTATCATAGATAATCACTCTTAAATTATTTTCATATATTTTTAATGCATGGTTCAAATTTTGTTGAACAAATTTCATTTTTAGGAATAGATATCTTTCAATCAATTTTAACAGATACTTGGTTTCCATCTTTAAGGTTTAAATATTTTCTGAGATTTTTATTTGAAATAAATTCTATAACATCCTCTGTATGCTTCGTTTTTGCTGGAAATAAAATGGCTCCATTTATCTTACCATTTAAAACTGCTTTAATATACTTAACATCTCCAAATTTACCTTCTCCATGTACTATGCCAAATTTTTCATTGGGTATGTCCATTATATAGGCAATTTCTTCTGTTCCAATCTTTATGTTCAAAGTTCCAACAAATGGTTTGAAATGAAGTTTTTCAAAGAACTGATCAATATAAAAATTTTGAGACATAAAGTAAGTGCCTTTTCCCATTCCTGAGGTTATAATTCCTTTTATTTCCATTGGATCACATTTAATTATTTATTGATCATTTTAAACTTAATTGCCTTTGATAAAGGCTATAATGAGGTTTATTATTAATATCTCTGAAGTAGAATATAACCTTCTATATTGTATTCTTACAAAATAACCTTTTTGCAATAAGTTAACTTAATGAAGAATTAATTAAATAATTTTTGGGATTGATTTATTCCAATACTTCACAGTTTATAGTGCAGAACACAGGGCCCCTGATATCGATAACCTTATTGTTACCGGTTATGTAGTTTAATGCTACTTTATCTAGCTTTAAATTAACATCAGATATTGATTTTGATAATGTTGTTCTAATACTCAGTTCTTGAGCTCCGCTAACAATCATTTCTTCTATTTTGTATGCTGCATATGCAGATACACCATCCATATAACTAATACCAGTTGAAATTCCATTTTCAACAGCTTTTAAAGAGATTTCATCGTTTATATCTGTTTCAGGTACTCCTACAATGTTACCATCATATATGTAAATATTGTTCCAAGCTGCAGGTCCAAGGAGTTTAGTACCATCTTCTGGTTCTAATATTGTAACTTTTATATTTTTTCCCAAGAATTCTCCTTCAAATGCAGTAAACTGGCATGGTGAAGGGGTATTTCCATTATTTCTTGCTGTGGACAACAATTTGTCCATTAAATTTCTTCCTTCAGCGCTGAATGGGTAGTAGTTAATGCATAACATTGTTGCAAGGGTCCTGTCTGACAAAAACCATTTTCCATATGTTTGGGGATAAACCATTTCACGAACATCTGTTTGATTGTGAAGTATCATGGCTATTCTTTCGGCTCCTACTCCTAAATTCATTACTTCTTTATCTATACCATAGTGTGACAGAGCAATAGGGGAATAAATTCCAAAGGTTGCAACTTCAACCCACTCTTTAAGTTTGGGGTGGTAACCATAAACTTCAGTCTGTGTACCGGGAATATAGTATTTAGATTTTTTCTCATCTGGCATGTATTTGAACTTTTTAAAACCAAAATGTTCAAGCACGCTCTCTGAAACAGCCATTCCCATGTCAACATTTACATCATTATCTGCCCATACACATGAAGCTGAGTGATAAGTCATAAGGTGGCTTAAATCTTCTCTCTGTTCCCTTCTGAAACATCTGTCTATTGAAAAGAGTTTGATTGGAAGTTTGTCCTTATTATGCAATGATTGAAGAGTTAGAAACCATCCTGATGTCATGTGGGATCTTAATGTGGTTCTACTTGGAATGGGTTTAAGTTCGCGAAGCTCGGGGAAAACATTTTCAAGTATTCTGAGTCCTAGAGCATCTTCAACCTCGAGTGCGTTCGAAACATCATGAACTAGATCATCTCCACTTTCATCTCCCTTTTTATAACTTCTAAAAATATCTTTTAAAGACTGAATTTTTTCTTCGTTAAGTTGAACACCCACCTCTTCAATTACCTCAATTTTATCCATTCCAATACCAATATCTGGTCTTGGAAGTCCTGCAAGGTAGAAACATCGATCTAGAACTGCAGGTGCCTCAGGCCCAAATTGTTTGTATATATCCTCTTCATCAACAAAAACTGGATTTACTGTTTCATTGAACCCCAAGTTTAAATAAGTCTGTCTAAGTTCCCAAATGGTGTTGTAGAGCATATGGGATTTACCCGTTTCAAGGTGTATTCTTGGATATTCATTATCGTGATGGGGTTTTTTCAAGGTTTGGGCTGTTTCAACCCATGCTTTTTCAAAATCTTTTCTTGCAAGTTTTATTATTTCTTTTCTTTTCAGGACAAAGCCCCCATGATGATTAAGATAATTAATTGTGCGATAAATGATCATTAATATAATTGAATTTTGTGTTGATCCTTTTTATATTTATTTTATATTATCTTTAGTAAACAGCAACCGACAAAAAATAAATATTAATATGTATAATTCCTTATTATGGAAAAAGAGATACACGAATGTGATGTTCTGGTTATAGGATCAGGCGGTGCAGGATGCAGGGCTGCAATAGAATCACGAAAGTATAATTTAGACGTTATAATAGTTTCAAAAGGCTTATCATTTAAATCAGGATGTACAACACTTGCTGAAGGAGGATATAATGCTGCTTTTGGATATGTTGATTCAGAGGACAGTGTAGATTCTCATTTTCAAGATACAATGAAAGGTGGGGCATATTTAAATGATATAGAACTGGTTGAGATACTTGTTAATGAAGCCAAAGACAGATTAATGGAACTTGAAAACTTTGGTGCAATCTTTGATAGACAAGAATCTGGAAAATTGAATCAAAGAGCCTTTGGTGGTCAAAGTTTTAGAAGAACTTGCTTCCAAGGGGATAGAACCGGCCATGAAATGATGATGGCTCTTAAAGAAGAAGTAACTAGGCAAAAAATAGATACTTTTGACGAATTGATGATAACATCTCTTTTAACGGATGAGAACAGTAAGAAAGTAATTGGGGCTGTTGGAGTATCCCTTAGAAATTCAAAAATAATTATTTTTAAATCTAAATCCACTGTAATTGCAAGTGGGGGTGCTGGATGGCTATATCCTGTTACATCAAATGCAATTCAAAAAACAGGGGATGGTTACAGCTTAGCATACAATGTTGGAGCTGATGTACTTGACATGGAACAAATCCAATTCCATCCAACAGGAATGTTGTATCCTGCATCTAGAAGAGGTGTTCTCATAACAGAAGCAGTACGTGGTGAAGGTGGAAAACTTTTCAATGTAAAAATGGAACGTTTCATGAAAAATTATGATGAAAGGGGTGAACTTGCTACACGTGATGTTGTTGCCCGTGCAATATACAACGAGATCAGAGAAGGAAGAGGAACAGATAATGGGGGTATCTATTTGGATGTCACACATCTCCCAAATGAAATTATTGAAGAAAAATTAGAAACAATGCTGTTTCAGTTCATGGATATTGGTATTGATATTAGAAAACAGGCAATGGAAGTAGCACCAACTGCACACCATGTTATGGGAGGTGCAAGAATCAAACCAAACTGTGAAACAACGGTGAAAAATCTTTATGCTGCAGGCGAAGTTACAGGAGGAGTACACGGTGCTAACAGACTTGGAGGAAATGCATTAGCAGATACACAAGTATTTGGTAAAAGAGCTGGAGAATCAGCTGCAAAAAATGCTCTTTCATCAGAATTTATTTTTAATGAATTACAAGTGAATCAAGAAGAAGATAGAATTTCAAATATCTTTAAAGAGGGTGAAATATATCCTCACGAAATTAAAACATCTCTCATGGAAACAATGTGGGAAAATGTGGCCATAATAAGAAATGAAAACGGTCTCAAATCAGCAATGAAGAAAATTGAAGAACTTCAAATTAAAACATTAAATATGAATGTGCCTGAAGGAAGAGGTTTTAATAAAAATCTATTGGATGCATTAGAAATAAAGAATATGTTGACTGTTGCATCACTTGTAACACAATCTGCACTTTTGAGACGTGAAAGCAGAGGATCTCATTACAGAGAAGATTATCCTGAAACAGATGAAAGATGGAAAAGAAGCATAGTAATGAATAAAAATACAGATTTTAGTTATTTAAAAAGAGGTTTAAAATCTAGTTGTAAATTTTCTTAAACCATTTTTTAAACAGAATAGATAAAATAATGTGGTTATTCAACTAAAAAAAAAATAAATCATGCCCTGACCGGGACTCGAACCCGGGTAATAGGATCCGCAATCCTACGTGATATCCGCTACACTACCAGGGCCTATTTCTTGATTTTTTCAATTCCTATAGTTAGATAAAAACAAGAATCAAAGCAACATATATCAATTAACTCTTTTTCTATTTAAATTTTAACCTTAAATAATATTTATTTAGAATATAAAATTGCATCAATTTAATATAAAAAATACATTTCTAAACCAATGGAACAATATAATACAACTGAACACCAGTAAATATCAGACCAAGAACAGCGCCTGCCAGAACTTGATAAGGTGTATGTTTACTGAGCTTTACCCTACTCCACATAACCAACGGAATAATAAGGCCAAAAATAACTCCAGGGATTCCAAATAAATAAATTAAAGCTGCTGTAGGGCCAGCTACACCCATAGCATGTATGCTAATCTTCCACGAAAAGTTAATTAAAAGAATTATCACTGTATTTGAGAAATAAACAAACATGAGTGCTGATGTTAGTGCGGGAGCGCTAAGCGCATAGAGCACAAAAAATCCTATTATATATGAACAAACTGCTAAAATAAGTGGTAAAGTTCTTTTACTTCTGTCTGTAATATCTAAATCAATTTTCATTTTTCTAATGAGAGTTAGAGAAGTTAGAACAGGTAAAAAAGCGCCGAATATGAAACATATTAAAGTAACAAATATCGAATTGTTAAAACCTAAAAGAAAATAGTTTATAATGGCGAATGTGGGTATGGATACAAGTGGAGGTTGTGTTATAGTTGAAATAAACTTTGCAAATCGTTGTTCAAATTTTTGATCTTGTTGATTCTCCATCATTCAAACTCCATTTTTTATTTTCAAAAAAACTAAATTCTATAGTTAATTTGAGAAGACATAATAAATATATAGCGGCTAATACTCAAATTAATTCATTCCCATACATATAACTTGAAAATATAATTTCCATTAGATTTTACAGCTACACCAACATTTTCGGCATCTTCAAAATTTCCCCTAGAAGTGATTTCCATCCCTTTAAGATAATTCATCTCAACGAAAAGATAATTCCGGTTCCCAAGGGTTTTTTTGAGAAAAGGATCAGCAATTTTCTTAGCAGATTCTATTCCTTGTATTGGGTCTTTACTTTCTGAAAGTGCTTTAGATATGCCTTCTAAAACTGTCTGATCATCAAAGACTGTGCACTGAGTCATTAGTTCAGATGTATCCTGAGCCTCCATAAAATAGTGTTTTGTTAAGTAAAAATGAGTATAACAGATATTGGCATTTGTAACATTTAAAATAAGTATAAAAATGGGTATTAAGGCTAATACCATATCTAAACTGAAAAATAATCCTTTATTGTCATCATTTATCATTTTTACATATAAAATTTATTTTTTATTGTGTTGTGGAAATGATGTTTATCTTTCACTTATTATTTTTACAATTTTATCCTTCTTTTTTATAGCTTCTAAGGTAGCATTTTGAACTTTGTCCTTCATGATGTCAAAATCTTCTGGTTCTATGTCTCCAACAATTTTTTTTATTTTGGTATATGCTGCTTCCCTGAAAAGAGGTTTTAATTCTTCTTCTCCATCTTCTTTTATAAGTTTTGAAACACCTGTATCATCAACAAATCCAATTTCGCTAATTTTAACTCCAACATTCGATATTGCCTTTTTAACATTTGATGCAACATCTTCAGGAGCTATAATCATCAATGAATCCACAGAAACACCAAGAGGATCTATATCGAGTTTTTCAAGCATATCCAATACCTTTGGATTTACCATTCCCCTGATTTTATCCTCATAGAAAGTTAATCCTAAACCTGTTGTTTTGGTTATTTCATGAGCATCTCCTCTTAAACCACCATTTGTAACATCTGTCATAGCATGAACTTCTGGTAAGAGCCCTGCTTTGAATATTGCTTCAGATGATTTTATAAAGTTAATATCCATTGTTTCCCATACAACGTCAAACATTCCATGATAGATGGCTGTAGTTGTAATGGTACCTCCACCGGAACCTTCTGTAAGAAGTACAACATCACCAGATTCTGCTCTTTTCCTAGCAGTTGGAGGATATTGTGATATTCCTACAGCACCAACCGCACTGACAAGTCTGTCACCCAAAACCATATCTCCACCGACTCTTAGAGTGCTACCTGCTACTAAAGGCACATCTACAAGTTCAGAAACTGCACAAACTCCTGCTGTAAAGTCAAAAAGTTTTCCCACGTCTCCATCATCTGCAAGATGAAGATCACTTAACATAGCAATTGGATCTGCACCCATAACGCATACATCTCTTAATGTAGCCCTAGCAACATGGAAACCTCCTAAAAATGGATATTCGCTGAGTCTTGAATGAATACCATCTACTGCAGTTGTAATATATACTTCTTTTGAATCAACTTCTGATTTAACAACTCCGCCATCGTCTTGTGCTGATGGTGATATATATGCACTACTCTTGGTACTTGAAACAATTTCTGCGATTTTCCTATGTACAAAAAAGTCTCCTGCACCTCGAGATCCAACACCAATTTCACCCATCGCTACATGAGACTCAGGATATTTTATTAATTCCTTCATGGATTCATCAGGATAGGAATCGATTTTGAGCGTACATTTTACCTCATCAATAACTGCAGCAGCCATTTCTTTGGCTTTTTCATTATCAATATCTTTATATTCTAATATTTTGTTTATTAGGTTTTTTTGGACGGTTTTCTCGTCTTCATCCTTTAGTGTTCGCCTTACGAATCCTTCTATATCCACTTACAACACCTTTTTATGTGTTTATTATTATGATGTAAATTATATTAATAATTATTTACTGAAAATTAATATTAATGTTCAGATAATTCTACTATTACAAATATATTTTGATTATGGTACTAGATCAACAAAATTTTTGAGTATTTTTAGTCCTTCCTCTCCACTTTTTTCTGGATGAAATTGTGTAGCAAAAACATTTTTCAAACAGACAACAGCAGGGACATCAATACCATAATTAACAGTTGCAGCTATTATTTTTTTGTCATCAGGATCCACATAATATGAATGAACGAAGTACATGAAATCACTTCCAACTCCATTTAATATTGGACATTCATTCCTTATTTCAAGCTGATTCCAGCCCATCTGAGGAATTTTAAAACCATCTACTTTCATAGAATCTGGGAAATGCAAAACTTTCCCTTTAAAAATATCAAGTCCAGGAATGCCCGGACTTTCTTCACTACTAGTAAAAAGAATTTGAAGACCTAGACAAATGCCTAAAAATGGCTTACCATCATCGATATGATCATTTATAGGTTTTTCGTAACCACATAAATTTTGTATAGCATTTCCAAATGCACCGACACCAGGTAGTACAAGTGCTTCTGCATCATTTAGCTCTTTGATTGAAGAAGAAATAATAGCATCGGTACCTACCTTTGAAAAACCATTTTTAATGCTCTTAAGGTTTCCCGATCCATAATCAATAATAGCAATCATTTTTTGGCCTGTCCTACGTAATTAATCTTTAATTTCCAATAGAAATTAAATTTAATTGTTATCTGGTTTTATAGTAATCTTTAACCCTTATGGTGTCATTCAAGTGTGGTGTTGAAATTTCATGCAGAACTGTGTTTTCCATGGCAACTATAGAATGTACTTCTTTTGGTTCAATCCTTATAGTGTCATTTTTTCCAAAGTATTCCTTACGTTCTTCGAATTCTATATAACCTGCACCACTCACTATATACATTGTTTCATCCTTTTGAG
This window contains:
- a CDS encoding MFS transporter, with the translated sequence MGLIMITVFWDNIANYPPLIFVFVFIIGIGTGIYGGYGPIVSELFPTEIRSTDMGAGFNLAKGTQFLTPILITLIAVQYGSGSGIFLGSIFALSVAIFIWTFPEIKAIDLENLEKQN
- the hisH gene encoding imidazole glycerol phosphate synthase subunit HisH produces the protein MIAIIDYGSGNLKSIKNGFSKVGTDAIISSSIKELNDAEALVLPGVGAFGNAIQNLCGYEKPINDHIDDGKPFLGICLGLQILFTSSEESPGIPGLDIFKGKVLHFPDSMKVDGFKIPQMGWNQLEIRNECPILNGVGSDFMYFVHSYYVDPDDKKIIAATVNYGIDVPAVVCLKNVFATQFHPEKSGEEGLKILKNFVDLVP
- a CDS encoding CTP-dependent riboflavin kinase yields the protein MEIKGIITSGMGKGTYFMSQNFYIDQFFEKLHFKPFVGTLNIKIGTEEIAYIMDIPNEKFGIVHGEGKFGDVKYIKAVLNGKINGAILFPAKTKHTEDVIEFISNKNLRKYLNLKDGNQVSVKID
- a CDS encoding AIR synthase-related protein — encoded protein: MDIEGFVRRTLKDEDEKTVQKNLINKILEYKDIDNEKAKEMAAAVIDEVKCTLKIDSYPDESMKELIKYPESHVAMGEIGVGSRGAGDFFVHRKIAEIVSSTKSSAYISPSAQDDGGVVKSEVDSKEVYITTAVDGIHSRLSEYPFLGGFHVARATLRDVCVMGADPIAMLSDLHLADDGDVGKLFDFTAGVCAVSELVDVPLVAGSTLRVGGDMVLGDRLVSAVGAVGISQYPPTARKRAESGDVVLLTEGSGGGTITTTAIYHGMFDVVWETMDINFIKSSEAIFKAGLLPEVHAMTDVTNGGLRGDAHEITKTTGLGLTFYEDKIRGMVNPKVLDMLEKLDIDPLGVSVDSLMIIAPEDVASNVKKAISNVGVKISEIGFVDDTGVSKLIKEDGEEELKPLFREAAYTKIKKIVGDIEPEDFDIMKDKVQNATLEAIKKKDKIVKIISER
- the ribB gene encoding 3,4-dihydroxy-2-butanone-4-phosphate synthase, which encodes MINEALEALNNGEIVLVFDSDNRERETDMIVAAEFMTPQYMTQIRNDAGGLFCVPLSSENSDALGVPFMTDIMEIASSEYPVLGELNPNDIPYDEKSAFSITVNHRKTFTGITDNDRACTIKELALLCKNGKQNEFGKYFRAPGHVTLLRAAKGHVINRKGHTEMSIALMEMAGLTEVAVCCEMMDDKTGGSLPTEEAKKYAEEHGLVFMSGADLIKAYNDFKKSG
- the tfrA gene encoding fumarate reductase (CoM/CoB) subunit TfrA — its product is MEKEIHECDVLVIGSGGAGCRAAIESRKYNLDVIIVSKGLSFKSGCTTLAEGGYNAAFGYVDSEDSVDSHFQDTMKGGAYLNDIELVEILVNEAKDRLMELENFGAIFDRQESGKLNQRAFGGQSFRRTCFQGDRTGHEMMMALKEEVTRQKIDTFDELMITSLLTDENSKKVIGAVGVSLRNSKIIIFKSKSTVIASGGAGWLYPVTSNAIQKTGDGYSLAYNVGADVLDMEQIQFHPTGMLYPASRRGVLITEAVRGEGGKLFNVKMERFMKNYDERGELATRDVVARAIYNEIREGRGTDNGGIYLDVTHLPNEIIEEKLETMLFQFMDIGIDIRKQAMEVAPTAHHVMGGARIKPNCETTVKNLYAAGEVTGGVHGANRLGGNALADTQVFGKRAGESAAKNALSSEFIFNELQVNQEEDRISNIFKEGEIYPHEIKTSLMETMWENVAIIRNENGLKSAMKKIEELQIKTLNMNVPEGRGFNKNLLDALEIKNMLTVASLVTQSALLRRESRGSHYREDYPETDERWKRSIVMNKNTDFSYLKRGLKSSCKFS
- the sepS gene encoding O-phosphoserine--tRNA ligase, giving the protein MIIYRTINYLNHHGGFVLKRKEIIKLARKDFEKAWVETAQTLKKPHHDNEYPRIHLETGKSHMLYNTIWELRQTYLNLGFNETVNPVFVDEEDIYKQFGPEAPAVLDRCFYLAGLPRPDIGIGMDKIEVIEEVGVQLNEEKIQSLKDIFRSYKKGDESGDDLVHDVSNALEVEDALGLRILENVFPELRELKPIPSRTTLRSHMTSGWFLTLQSLHNKDKLPIKLFSIDRCFRREQREDLSHLMTYHSASCVWADNDVNVDMGMAVSESVLEHFGFKKFKYMPDEKKSKYYIPGTQTEVYGYHPKLKEWVEVATFGIYSPIALSHYGIDKEVMNLGVGAERIAMILHNQTDVREMVYPQTYGKWFLSDRTLATMLCINYYPFSAEGRNLMDKLLSTARNNGNTPSPCQFTAFEGEFLGKNIKVTILEPEDGTKLLGPAAWNNIYIYDGNIVGVPETDINDEISLKAVENGISTGISYMDGVSAYAAYKIEEMIVSGAQELSIRTTLSKSISDVNLKLDKVALNYITGNNKVIDIRGPVFCTINCEVLE
- a CDS encoding MFS transporter, which gives rise to MTLFLKPYRKIFLMALILAILGISAYWFTYSWLPTYLQGRNLSVTKSALWIIVNQIGGIIGLISFGYVADRFGRRPAFS
- a CDS encoding PAP2 family protein encodes the protein MMENQQDQKFEQRFAKFISTITQPPLVSIPTFAIINYFLLGFNNSIFVTLICFIFGAFLPVLTSLTLIRKMKIDLDITDRSKRTLPLILAVCSYIIGFFVLYALSAPALTSALMFVYFSNTVIILLINFSWKISIHAMGVAGPTAALIYLFGIPGVIFGLIIPLVMWSRVKLSKHTPYQVLAGAVLGLIFTGVQLYYIVPLV
- a CDS encoding AAA family ATPase, encoding MKKIGLLYVKGSLPMFETFGNLPTHILKNNGMVNGKKAHKELDGLIIPGGSIIESESVKKTLMIEIRKIEREGKFIFGMCSGFQLLANQTDIGRKSPCAIEKKGLGILDVSFSPMIGTDRVEAEIIDNSFLTEDLVGNKITGFHCHTYGNITGNAKPVLTSNVKRTDYTNDPRELLSGVRNDDGNVVGVMVHGALDENTSLVENILKFLDCKEDNILSIKNNNQKLLNQIKREVGIETGVKVKENISNDSYNDLYPRIIMIASTGSDSGKTFITTGLTGILKKRGYKVGVLKVGPDIRDIVPSLYLNKEKMERFSSIKIGSLGWKDLFDVLEDIKGHNYDIIIIEGVMSVFTGILNEKIPFSSAEIAMASNIPVLMVSPCNKGGIETAAVDIAAHVDRMDKLGINTAGVILNKVYDEKIAESTFKFIKSKTGIDFLTLVPKVKITERGNMPEVEIKLEDFCLNAMKTVEKYLDVNKILELAAKPKFKEYMKYKEILNRFSS